One Brachybacterium aquaticum genomic region harbors:
- a CDS encoding carbohydrate ABC transporter permease, which yields MANLLLLPTMILLALVVGFPLVLSAWQSLHSSGGEIDPTTGIIQQGDTFVGLQNYVDAFTGAGAGAGFWNAFWNTTMFTVVGVSVETVLGVAMALIMARALRATGIVRASILVPWAIPTVVSALMWQLIFDANGIANRLIGTQILWTTEGIQAQAAVLIADIWKTAPFIGLLTLAGLQTIDQQVYEAAKVDGAGPWHTFWRITLPLVRPVLVVAVLFRLLDAMRMFDLPFVLLGRLASGQTLSMLASDAASRTDYGMASAYSMVLFAYICLVAYLFIKILGADVIGEQGRSGPGRRARRAARLRTTSEGSLA from the coding sequence ATGGCGAACCTGCTCCTCCTGCCCACCATGATCCTGCTCGCCCTCGTGGTCGGCTTCCCGCTCGTGCTCTCCGCCTGGCAGTCCCTGCACAGCTCCGGCGGGGAGATCGACCCGACCACGGGGATCATCCAGCAGGGCGATACGTTCGTGGGCCTGCAGAACTACGTCGACGCCTTCACCGGCGCCGGGGCGGGCGCAGGGTTCTGGAACGCCTTCTGGAACACCACGATGTTCACCGTCGTCGGGGTGAGCGTCGAGACTGTCCTGGGCGTCGCGATGGCGCTGATCATGGCCCGGGCCCTGCGCGCGACGGGAATCGTCCGCGCCTCGATCCTCGTGCCCTGGGCGATCCCGACGGTCGTCTCGGCGCTGATGTGGCAGCTGATATTCGACGCCAACGGCATCGCGAACCGCCTCATCGGCACCCAGATCCTGTGGACCACGGAGGGGATCCAGGCGCAGGCCGCCGTGCTCATCGCCGACATCTGGAAGACCGCGCCGTTCATCGGCCTGCTCACCCTGGCGGGCCTGCAGACCATCGACCAGCAGGTCTACGAGGCGGCGAAGGTCGACGGCGCCGGACCGTGGCACACCTTCTGGCGGATCACCCTGCCGCTGGTGCGACCGGTCCTGGTGGTCGCGGTGCTGTTCCGCCTGCTGGACGCGATGCGGATGTTCGACCTGCCGTTCGTGCTCCTGGGCCGGCTGGCGAGCGGTCAGACCCTGTCGATGCTCGCCTCCGACGCGGCCTCCCGCACCGACTACGGCATGGCCTCGGCGTACTCGATGGTGCTGTTCGCCTACATCTGCCTGGTCGCCTACCTGTTCATCAAGATCCTCGGCGCCGACGTCATCGGGGAGCAGGGCCGCAGCGGGCCGGGCCGACGGGCGCGTCGCGCGGCACGACTGCGGACCACGAGCGAGGGGAGCCTGGCATGA
- a CDS encoding carbohydrate ABC transporter permease — translation MSTTTDDSTVRGGVVSRTGEVLTPKRHRGQLAARIVVGAGMAFILAYCLAPFYWMVVSSLRRPSEGRSTQLIPCPLSVENYIAVFAPGNHFTRSLLNSLIVAGGTTALVVALGVLGAYALARLDFRGKVAVMFLIVATSMFPVITLVVPLLKLFTGGYDWFPWNWINTYQAMILPSISFALPLAVWNLNAYFRQLPVELEQAAMVDGTTRMGAFFRVILPLAVPGIFTTAIITFIAAWNEFLIALTMVNDPLMQTANVAISKFTGISGYDTPYGTKMAAGVIVTIPLIIVVLLFQRRIIGGLAAGSVK, via the coding sequence ATGAGCACCACGACCGACGACAGCACCGTGCGCGGGGGCGTCGTCTCCCGCACCGGCGAGGTGCTCACCCCGAAGCGGCACCGGGGGCAGCTCGCCGCGAGGATCGTGGTGGGCGCCGGGATGGCGTTCATCCTCGCGTACTGCCTCGCACCCTTCTACTGGATGGTGGTCTCCTCGCTGCGCCGCCCCAGCGAGGGCCGCTCCACCCAGCTGATCCCGTGCCCGCTCAGCGTGGAGAACTACATCGCGGTGTTCGCCCCGGGCAACCACTTCACCCGCTCGCTGCTGAACTCCCTGATCGTCGCCGGCGGCACCACGGCGCTGGTGGTCGCCCTCGGGGTGCTCGGTGCGTACGCGCTGGCGCGGCTCGATTTCCGCGGCAAGGTCGCGGTGATGTTCCTGATCGTGGCGACCTCGATGTTCCCGGTGATCACGCTCGTCGTGCCGCTGCTGAAGCTGTTCACCGGCGGCTACGACTGGTTCCCCTGGAACTGGATCAACACCTACCAGGCGATGATCCTGCCCTCGATCTCCTTCGCCCTGCCGCTGGCGGTGTGGAACCTCAACGCCTACTTCCGCCAGCTCCCGGTGGAGCTCGAGCAGGCCGCGATGGTGGACGGCACCACGAGGATGGGCGCCTTCTTCCGCGTGATCCTCCCGCTCGCGGTGCCGGGCATCTTCACCACCGCGATCATCACCTTCATCGCGGCGTGGAACGAGTTCCTCATCGCCCTGACGATGGTGAACGACCCGCTGATGCAGACGGCGAACGTCGCGATCTCGAAGTTCACCGGCATCTCCGGCTACGACACCCCGTACGGCACGAAGATGGCCGCCGGCGTGATCGTGACGATCCCGCTGATCATCGTGGTGCTGCTCTTCCAGCGCCGGATCATCGGCGGGCTCGCCGCCGGTTCGGTGAAGTGA